A single window of Vigna unguiculata cultivar IT97K-499-35 chromosome 1, ASM411807v1, whole genome shotgun sequence DNA harbors:
- the LOC114177560 gene encoding chitinase 10-like codes for MTSSFFPILFFSFGLLFSAPFGAEAWLKPKIPISSLITKTFFDSFFLHKDDTACPAKDFYTYDSFILASKSFPAFGSTGCLATRKREIAAFLAQISHETTGGWATAPDGPFAWGLCFKEEISPQSNYCDSTNTQWPCFPGKSYKGRGPIQLSWNYNYGPAGKALGFDGLRNPEIVANNSVIAFKTGLWFWMTEQKPKPSCHDVMVGKYVPTEADIAANRTCGYGLVTNIINGALECGIPGDARVNDRIGFFQRYTKLFNVDTGPNLDCAYQEPF; via the exons ATGACATCTTCATTCTTTCccatattatttttctcttttggtCTTCTCTTCTCTGCACCTTTTGGAGCCGAAGCATGGTTGAAGCCCAAAATACCCATCTCTTCTCTCATcacaaaaacattttttgaCTCCTTTTTCCTACACAAAGATGACACTGCATGCCCTGCGAAAGACTTCTACACCTACGACTCCTTCATTCTTGCATCAAAATCCTTCCCTGCATTTGGTAGCACCGGTTGTTTAGCCACGCGCAAGCGTGAGATTGCAGCGTTTCTCGCTCAGATTTCCCATGAAACCACTGGTGGGTGGGCCACTGCACCCGATGGCCCTTTCGCTTGGGGTTTGTGTTTCAAGGAAGAAATTAGTCCTCAGAGTAATTACTGTGATTCTACCAACACCCAATGGCCATGCTTCCCTGGAAAAAGTTACAAGGGAAGAGGACCCATTCAACTTTCTTG GAACTACAACTATGGACCAGCAGGGAAGGCGTTGGGATTTGACGGGTTGAGGAATCCGGAGATTGTGGCGAACAATTCCGTGATAGCCTTCAAAACTGGTCTCTGGTTTTGGATGACAGAGCAAAAGCCAAAACCCTCTTGCCACGACGTCATGGTTGGGAAATACGTGCCTACGGAAGCTGACATAGCGGCGAATCGAACATGTGGTTATGGTTTGGTCACTAACATAATCAACGGTGCACTTGAATGTGGGATTCCCGGTGATGCAAGAGTCAATGATCGGATTGGGTTTTTCCAGAGATATACAAAGCTCTTCAACGTCGACACTGGACCTAACTTGGATTGTGCATATCAGGAACCCTTCTAA